One segment of Daphnia magna isolate NIES linkage group LG2, ASM2063170v1.1, whole genome shotgun sequence DNA contains the following:
- the LOC123469855 gene encoding uncharacterized protein LOC123469855 encodes MILLQGLLGKTQLEDKLKYHEIFQQYIRDGFIEEADLEFTGNCTYLPHRPVIKVGAETTKIRPVFDGSAHMKDRPSINDALEIGPNLNPEVLAVLLRLRQNRIAWTADITQAFLQVEIRPEHGQLIRFIWIDDPRKAQPD; translated from the coding sequence ATGATACTGCTGCAAGGGCTGCTGGGCAAGACCCAATTGGAAGATAAACTGAAATATCATGAGATATTCCAGCAATATATCAGAGACGGATTTATTGAAGAAGCCGACTTAGAATTCACCGGTAACTGCACCTACTTGCCTCACCGCCCAGTGATTAAAGTAGGCGCGGAGACAACGAAAATTCGGCCGGTGTTCGATGGATCAGCCCACATGAAGGACAGACCTAGCATCAATGATGCTTTGGAAATAGGGCCAAATCTAAACCCGGAAGTATTAGCAGTCTTGTTGCGGTTGCGACAGAATCGGATAGCCTGGACTGCCGATATCACTCAGGCGTTTCTCCAAGTGGAGATCCGCCCGGAGCACGGGCAGTTGATCAGGTTCATTTGGATCGATGACCCTAGGAAAGCACAGCCAGACTGA